A segment of the Actinomycetota bacterium genome:
CCACAACGACCGTCTCTCCCCCTTTGAGCATCCCGCGCTGAGCGATCGTCGAACGGACGCGGGCGACGATCTCGCGGACCGCACGCGGCTCGTTCACGAGCTCAGCTCTGGGAGGGCGGTTGCTCGCGGAGGACGCGCGCGAGCCAAGCCTGTACATCGGTCAGCTCATCGAGCGTCGGCAGGTTCTCGGCTCGCTCCCAAACCAGGTTCACTCCGCGCATCCCCGCGGAGGCCTCCACGGCCGACACGAACGTCTCGCCCTGTGAGTACTGGGCGTACTTCATGTCGAGGCCCATCGCCCGCTGCAGCGTACGCTCCGCCATGTTCGTGTTCTGACGTTTCGCCGTCAGCGCCTCTTTCATCTCGGCGAACGTCGCGATGTGTTCCGCGCCGACGCGATCCATGACGAAGTTGCCGTGTCCCTCGACGACGGTCATGAGCGACTGCATGGATGCAACGACCTCCCGCTGGGCCGGCGACAAGAAAAGGGTCAGGAGATTCGCGCTCTTCCACGCTTGCGGGCCCTTCGCGATGAGCGAGCGGACGTTTTCGATCGCTTCGCGGACGCGTTTGGCATCGAGCTCCGCCGTCGAGAGGTATCTCTCGATGAGCCCGGCGACGTGGTCGCGGAGCCATGGGACGGCCACGAACTGGGTGCGGTGCGTTACTTCGTGGAGCGCGATCCAGAGACGGAAATCCTCGGGGTGGAACCGCCAGCGACGCTCTGCAGCCACGATGTTCGGGCCGACGAAGTACACCTTGCCTGCGCCTCCGGTCGCGAGCAGCAGGTCGTACTGACCGAGAACCTTCTGGGAGAGATAACCGAGCAGCAGCCCCACCTGGAAGCCGATCGCGCTCCGGCCGAGCCGCCCGCCGGCCTTCATCCCGCCGAAGCGCTCCGCGAGCGGGTGCAGCATCGCGCGGAAGCCCTCGACGTTGGCGTTGATCCAGCCGGCCCGGTCGACCACGACGGGCGCGCCGGCCGGCTCTCCGGGACGTAAGCCGGTGAATTCCGTGACCAATCCGTCGGCGACGCGAACGAACTCCCCGAAGTCGCCGCGAACCTTGGCTCGATCGGCGGCGGATACCTCAGGGCCGGTGCCTGCGACCGCGCGCGCAACGCGGGAAGCAAGTCCCCAGTCGGCGACCTCTGCGGGCGGCATACCGGGTCACACGCTACCGCGTGGGGGAGGAGCTCGTGGAGGCTCGCTCAGGAAGAGGCCTGCGGCGGTCCGGCCGGGCGCTCGGTTCGGCGGAATCCGGGAGCCTGCACCAGATAGCCCACGATGGTGAGGATCAGTGTGAGCGACGCGATCGCGATGGTTGCGATGGCCATGTAGAACGTCCACGACTTCGACGGTGCCGGGTTGGGCAGCAAGCTCGGCGTTCCGGTGGGCGAGGGGCTCTGGGCGAACGCCGGACCGGCCGTCAGCACAAACGTGACGACCGCGACCCCGAAACACCGAACGAATGAGCCCGCCAAAGCGCCGAAATGCTACCACAGCCCCTTCCGGGCTCCTGGTGTTCCCGAACGCACGAGCCTGGTCGGGGGCCACGCGCGGCGTGCACGACCGCACAGCCGGTGGAACGAGGGCACGAATCACTCGGGAAACGCGTGATCCCCCGAAAAACAGGCCGTTTCGAGGGTTTAACTATTGCAACCGCGGTGTTAAACTCTAGCTAGCACCCAGAGGAGGAGTTCCCATGAACGAGGCTCGAATGACGT
Coding sequences within it:
- a CDS encoding zinc-dependent metalloprotease, producing MPPAEVADWGLASRVARAVAGTGPEVSAADRAKVRGDFGEFVRVADGLVTEFTGLRPGEPAGAPVVVDRAGWINANVEGFRAMLHPLAERFGGMKAGGRLGRSAIGFQVGLLLGYLSQKVLGQYDLLLATGGAGKVYFVGPNIVAAERRWRFHPEDFRLWIALHEVTHRTQFVAVPWLRDHVAGLIERYLSTAELDAKRVREAIENVRSLIAKGPQAWKSANLLTLFLSPAQREVVASMQSLMTVVEGHGNFVMDRVGAEHIATFAEMKEALTAKRQNTNMAERTLQRAMGLDMKYAQYSQGETFVSAVEASAGMRGVNLVWERAENLPTLDELTDVQAWLARVLREQPPSQS